A single region of the Jaculus jaculus isolate mJacJac1 chromosome 15, mJacJac1.mat.Y.cur, whole genome shotgun sequence genome encodes:
- the Zscan30 gene encoding zinc finger and SCAN domain-containing protein 30 isoform X2 — protein sequence MICKEMTPEGVLTSLNNPLQSMENHCRSEPQEPQVFHERDCKIVAEEVPSTKQEVVECVASVAMVSPGSLHGEPHSGHVMEEALEGLDNCEKQSGSTPSSTMSPVSSQEGHFSLVTLNKKTTEQSIFECNESEGILNVKLNDNTRQRIRGKMLYECLDCGKTFCHRSKLIRHRRSHTGERPYACKECGRAFSFRADLVRHLRIHSGEKPYKCCDCEKAFRGSSELIRHRRIHTGERPYGCSECGKAFSQSSALIQHKKIHTGDRGYGCTKCGKAFGRSSILIEHQRIHTGEKPFECNECEKSFNQSSALTQHQRIHTGEKPYECDECKKIFRHRSGLMQHLRTHTRVQLCG from the exons ATGATCTGCAAGGAAATGACACCTGAGGGAGTACTGACGTCTCTGAATAACCCACTGCAGTCCATGGAGAACCATTGCAGGAGTGAACCCCAGGAGCCTCAGGTGTTCCATGAGAGAG ATTGCAAGATTGTGGCTGAGGAAGTACCATCAACAAAGCAAGAAGTAGTTGAATGTGTAGCCTCAGTGGCCATGGTTTCTCCAGGAAGTCTTCATGGAGAGCCTCATTCAGGACATGTAATGGAGGAAGCTCTGGAAGGTCTGGACAACTGTGAGAAGCAAAGTGGAAGCACTCCAAGCAGCACAATGAGTCCAGTTTCTTCTCAGGAAGGACATTTTAGTCTGGTAACCTTGAACAAGAAAACTACAGAACAGAGCATCTTTGAATGTAATGAAAGTGAAGGAATTCTAAATGTGAAGTTAAATGATAATACGCGGCAGAGAATCCGAGGGAAAATGCTCTATGAATGCTTGGATTGTGGGAAAACCTTTTGCCATAGGTCAAAGCTGATTAGACATCGGAGAAGTCATACTGGAGAGAGACCTTATGCATGTAAAGAATGTGGCAGAGCCTTTAGTTTCAGGGCAGACCTTGTTAGACATCTAAGAATTCACAGTGGTGAAAAGCCCTATAAGTGTTGTGACTGTGAAAAAGCTTTCAGGGGAAGCTCAGAGCTCATTAGGCATAGgagaattcatactggagagagaCCTTATGGTTGCAGtgagtgtgggaaagcctttagCCAGAGCTCAGCCCTTATTCAACATAAGAAGATTCACACTGGAGACAGGGGCTATGGATGTACTAAATGTGGTAAGGCTTTTGGTAGAAGTTCAATTCTTATTGAACATCAAAGAATCCACACTGGAGAAAAACCTTTTGAATGTAACGAGTGTGAAAAGTCCTTCAATCAAAGCTCAGCCCTCACCCAGCACCAGAGAATCCATACTGGGGAGAAGCCTTATGAATGTGATGAATGTAAGAAAATATTCAGGCACAGGTCTGGCCTTATGCAGCATCTGAGAACACACACTAGAGTTCAGCTTTGTGGGTAA